The following DNA comes from Longimicrobium sp..
GACCTGGGCTTCTACGACCTGCGGCTGGAGGAGACGCGCCTGGCGCAGGCGGAGCTGGCGAAGGAGTACGGGATCGGCGGGTTCTGCTACTACCACTACTGGTTCGACGACGGCCGCCGGCTGCTGGAGCGCCCGTTCGACGAGGTGCTCGCCTCCGGAAAGCCCGACTTTCCCTTCTGCCTCTGCTGGGCGAACGGCAACTGGACGCGGCGCTGGGACGGGGCCGAGCACGAGGTGCTCATGCGCCAGGACTACGCCGTCTACGACGCCGCGCACCACATGGAGTGGCTGGTGCGCGCATTTCGCGACCGGCGCTACGTGCGGGTCGGCGGGCGCCCGCTCTTCCTGGTGTACCAGCCCGGCGCCCTGGTGGACCGCGCCGCCGTCATCCGCACCTGGCGCGAGACGGCGGCCCGCCTGGGGGAGCCCGAGCTGTACCTGTGCGCCGTGAAGAGCCCGGGCGACCGCACGGAGTACGCGGAGGCGCTCGCCGACGGCTTCGACGCGCTCACGGAGTTCGCGCCCACCGGCCGCATGGCCGCGGTGGACGGCCCGCTGGCGGGCGTGCGCACCTTTGCCCGCCGCGCCGCGCGCAGGGTGATGGTGGAGCTGCTGGCGCCGGTGCGCACCCGGCTGCACGTGCTCAGCTACCGCGACGTGGCCGAGGAAGCGATGCGGCGCGTGCCCGCGGGCGAGCGGGTCTTCCCCTGCGTGATGCCGAGCTGGGACAACTCCGCCCGCCGCCGCTCCGGGGGCACGGTGATCCAGAACGACGACCCGGCCCTGTACCAGCGCTGGCTGGAGCACGCGTGCAGGCGCGTGGCGGGGAACGAGCCCGACGAGCAGATCGTGTTCGTGAACGCATGGAACGAGTGGGCCGAGGGGTGCCACCTGGAGCCCGACCGGCGCTTCGGCCGGCGCTTCCTGGAGGCGACGCGCGACGCGCTGGCCCCGTACGCGCAGCCTTCCGCGCGCCGCGCGCCCGCCGCGCCCCGCGTGGCCGGAGTGGCGTGAAGCACGGGGCGGGCTCCGCGTGAGGGATGCGCTGCTGGTCTTCTGGATCGCGACCATGGGCGCGGACCGGATCGACCTGCTGGGCGGCATGGGGCCCGTCACCATGCCCCCCTACCTGGTGCTGATGCCGCTGCTGCTGATGCTGGAGCTTCCCGCGCTCGGCGCCATGCGGCGGGTGGAGCTGCGGCGGGAGGGGCAGGTGTACCTGGCGCTGTCGATGCTGCTGGGCGCCCTGGCGCTGGCCTCGGCCGTGGGGAGCAGCGACCCCGAATTGTCGGGCAAGCGGGCCGTCCTCCTCGCCTTCCAGCTCTTCACCATCCTCTTCGTGGCGGTGGTGCTGGCCAACCGGCCCGACCCCGCCTCCATCCTGGTGCGCGGCGCCTACCTGGGGCTGCTGGTGAGCTCCCTCTTCAACGTCGCGCAGATTGCCGTCTGGCTGAACGATCCCGGCGCCGCGGGCGGCGGGTTCGTGGACCTGGTGCCGGTGCGCTTCGGCTCCATCATGCCCCGCCCCGGCGGGCAGACGCTGGACCCAAACCGCGGCGGCCTCGTCTCGGCCATCTTCCTCTTCCTGATCTACCGCTTCGGAAGGCCGTCGAAGGCGCGGGGGGTGGCGGCGGCCGTCACCGTCCTGTCGCTGATCCTCACCCTCTCGCGCTCCGCCATAATGGGGGCGATGGGGATGATGGCCGCCGCGTTCGCCGAGCGGCGCCGGGTGCGGTTCACGCCAGGGCGGGTGGCGGCGGGGCTCCTGGCCACCGCCGCGGTGATCCTGGGCGTCTTCGTCGTTCCCG
Coding sequences within:
- a CDS encoding glycoside hydrolase family 99-like domain-containing protein — its product is MRALCFYLPQYHPIPENDAWWGPGFTEWTNVAQSRPRFKGHYQPHIPADLGFYDLRLEETRLAQAELAKEYGIGGFCYYHYWFDDGRRLLERPFDEVLASGKPDFPFCLCWANGNWTRRWDGAEHEVLMRQDYAVYDAAHHMEWLVRAFRDRRYVRVGGRPLFLVYQPGALVDRAAVIRTWRETAARLGEPELYLCAVKSPGDRTEYAEALADGFDALTEFAPTGRMAAVDGPLAGVRTFARRAARRVMVELLAPVRTRLHVLSYRDVAEEAMRRVPAGERVFPCVMPSWDNSARRRSGGTVIQNDDPALYQRWLEHACRRVAGNEPDEQIVFVNAWNEWAEGCHLEPDRRFGRRFLEATRDALAPYAQPSARRAPAAPRVAGVA
- a CDS encoding O-antigen ligase family protein, which gives rise to MRDALLVFWIATMGADRIDLLGGMGPVTMPPYLVLMPLLLMLELPALGAMRRVELRREGQVYLALSMLLGALALASAVGSSDPELSGKRAVLLAFQLFTILFVAVVLANRPDPASILVRGAYLGLLVSSLFNVAQIAVWLNDPGAAGGGFVDLVPVRFGSIMPRPGGQTLDPNRGGLVSAIFLFLIYRFGRPSKARGVAAAVTVLSLILTLSRSAIMGAMGMMAAAFAERRRVRFTPGRVAAGLLATAAVILGVFVVPGALDVLAAAGEMLGARFTAREGTSNSIHVQLIERAMDVAGRSWKNALIGIGYGNAGSVLTDLLPGTRYANFHSFYATLLAEMGIFALLVGLVITLYPVVRRTPFRPVVVGFLLFNIFYQLLTEPAFWLMLSCAWLGVAAAPRDAEPAPGAPLVLPVPARAGAG